TTGTTGAACGTACTTATTAACACCTACCATCACGTCGTCTTTCTTTAATGCTTCAATCTGCTCATTCCAGCGCTGGTCCAGCAAACGGCGTAAATCACCACTTAAAAAGTAGGGAACGATACCGCCTTTTTCTTCTATCTCTAAAAATAGATTCCAAGCGGAATCCGCCAGCTGAAGGGTCATATCCTCTATAAGGTAGGAGCCGGCGGCGGGGTCCGCTACCCTGTTCAGGGAACTTTCGTGGGACAGGATAAGTGAAACATTCCTGGCTATCCTTTCGGAGAAATCATTTGGTGTTTTAAAACTCTGGTCGAAGGGGTATACTGTCAGTGCATTACAGCCACCCGTTACGGCACTCATTGCCTGTGCGGTTGTCCTGATCATATTGGTATAGGGCTCGTCTTCCGAGTGATGGAAGGCGGATGTAGTGCTATGAATAAAGGGTTCAGCTATGACCTTTATGTCATAACACTGAGCTATTCGTACATGGAGTGAGCGGAAGGCGCGCAGTTTGGCGATTTCGGTAAGGTATTGCGGGCCACACGGAATGGAAAAATAGATGAGAGAGAGCGCTTTTTCGGGAGATAGGCCCGTGTTCGTGAGTATGTCCAGGTCAAGCACCAGAGTGGCCAGGCAAAGAGCAAGCTCCTGTACGGGATCTGCCCCGGCCTCCTGGAATACATGGCTTTGTACCAACAGCGGGAAGAAGTTTTTAGCGGTGCTTTTCGTTTGCACCAGTTCCGAAATATGCAACAGATAACCCCGGAAGTCACTTCCGTTTTGCAGCCATTCCGCCACCGGATCCAGGGCTATTCCACCTGCTTTTAATCCTCCGAAATTGTATATTTCCTTGATTATATTGTTGTCCCTGTTTTTGGGCTGAAAAAAGAAGCGGGTGTTGATACTTTGCAAAAGGCTAAGCAGTTGATGAAGGTCTGCCGGGGCGGGAGCTGTGCCGACAGGATCAAGCAGGATTGCGTCTGCTCCATTTTGTATCAGGTGCCCGATTTTTTCAACAGCTTCTTCGAGGGGATAATCGCGCAGTAATGGTGTATTAAGCCAGCCTGTATCACTTCGTTGGCATTGGCGTATGCTATCAGATTCTTCGGCAGGACGTCCATCGTAGGTAGCATAAGGGCTAAAAACCAGGTTTTCGGAGGGAATCCATCTTTTGATTTCAGAGAGCGGCGCTCCTAACTCTTTTTCTGCGAGGTTCTTCCAGGCAAAAGGCTGCGGAATTTCGAACTCCTTAAACAAATGATCAGTCATGATACCTGTTGTGGATGTAATTTTTTATCTTAATTAAAACCGGTTCTTACAAAGCTACAAATTTGAAATTACATTTTTTTTATTGTCTGAAACTCAATGCCCTGACTCCCTGTACATTACTTTGCATTATTCCGATACGTTTAACTTTTGGTTTGTATATCGCATGTCTTGGTGTTAAATTGAAAATCATTTCGCCTTCCCTAGCCGGTAATTTTATATCTTTGCCGTCCATTTAAGTTTTGACATTCGGACTTCGGAAAATTAACATTGGAAAGAGTAGCTACATATAGAGAAGTTGACCAGATTTGGGATGCCTGCTTACGGGTGGTCCAGCAGCACATTCCGGAGGAAAGTTTCAAGACTTGGTTTGAACCCATTCGTCCGCTGAAACTCTATGGTAAGGTGTTGACGATACAGGTCCCAAGTCAGTTTTTCTATGAATGGCTGGAAGACAATTATGTCAACCTGCTGAGAAAGGCGCTCGATTATGCCATTGGTCGCGACGGGCTGCTGGAATATTCCATCATTGTGGATAAGGGAAATGACAGCCATCAGCCGCTGACGATGAACGTATCTGCCCCAAAATCGGCACATTATGCCGGACCGGATAATTTTGCTACCGATCCGAGGCTGGGGTCTAACAGGAATGTGAAGGATCAGGATTCCATGAACCTGGATACTTACCTGAACCCCAACTATTCATTTGATAATTTTATTGAAGGAGATTGTAACCGTCTGGCACGCTCTGCGGGTTTTGCAGTGGCACAGCGTCCCGGCCTAACGTCTTTTAACCCGCTCATGATGTACGGCGGAGTGGGGCTTGGCAAAACGCATTTGGTACAGGCCATCGGGAATTACATTATGAATCATTTTGACAATAAAATGGTACTATATGTTTCCTCCGAAAAGTTTACCAACCAGTTCATCAATTCGATCAAAAACAATACGCTTCAGGAATTCACCGATTTTTATATGAAAGTGGATGTGCTGGCGATAGACGACGTGCAGTTTTTGTCGGGAAAGGAAAAAACGCAGGATACTTTTTTTCATATTTTCAATCACTTACATCAGCTTGGCAAGCAGATCATCATGACGAGCGACAGGCCGCCCAGGGAGCTTCAGGGCTTGCAGGATCGTTTGCTGTCCAGATTTAAATGGGGCCTTACGGCAGATTTGCAAACTCCTGATTTCGAAACACGTATCGCAATTATTCAAAAGAAAATTCAGTCGGAGGGAATCTCTATAGATTACGACGTCATTGAATATATTGCCCACAGTGTAAACTCCAACGTCCGCGAGCTTGAGGGCGTAATCGTGTCTCTGATGGCACAGGCCTCGCTTACCCGACGGGAAATTGACGTGGAGCTGGCCAAAAATACGCTCAGGAATATTGTCATGAATGAGCATAAGGAGGTAACCATTGATACCATCCAGGAAATTGTAGCCGATTATTTTCAGGTTTCAATTGCCGATCTTAAAAGTAAAAGCCGTAAAAAGGAAGTGGTATATCCGCGCCAGCTGGCCATGTTCCTGGCGAAGGAATATACGGATCTGCCCCTCAAATCCATCGGTTACCATTTTGGAGGCCGCGACCACAGTACCGTAATCCACTCCATTCAGAGCGTGAATCTGCTGATGGATGAAACGCCCGACGTGGAAGAAACTTTACAAAAACTGCGCAGCTACTTTAAGTAACACCCCGGAATTTTAAAGCCCATATCT
This portion of the Dyadobacter sp. CECT 9275 genome encodes:
- a CDS encoding methylmalonyl-CoA mutase family protein — its product is MTDHLFKEFEIPQPFAWKNLAEKELGAPLSEIKRWIPSENLVFSPYATYDGRPAEESDSIRQCQRSDTGWLNTPLLRDYPLEEAVEKIGHLIQNGADAILLDPVGTAPAPADLHQLLSLLQSINTRFFFQPKNRDNNIIKEIYNFGGLKAGGIALDPVAEWLQNGSDFRGYLLHISELVQTKSTAKNFFPLLVQSHVFQEAGADPVQELALCLATLVLDLDILTNTGLSPEKALSLIYFSIPCGPQYLTEIAKLRAFRSLHVRIAQCYDIKVIAEPFIHSTTSAFHHSEDEPYTNMIRTTAQAMSAVTGGCNALTVYPFDQSFKTPNDFSERIARNVSLILSHESSLNRVADPAAGSYLIEDMTLQLADSAWNLFLEIEEKGGIVPYFLSGDLRRLLDQRWNEQIEALKKDDVMVGVNKYVQQTENRVKTTMPPVPWPPYLPKRNLARDYHVSISQAHQEKP
- the dnaA gene encoding chromosomal replication initiator protein DnaA; this translates as MERVATYREVDQIWDACLRVVQQHIPEESFKTWFEPIRPLKLYGKVLTIQVPSQFFYEWLEDNYVNLLRKALDYAIGRDGLLEYSIIVDKGNDSHQPLTMNVSAPKSAHYAGPDNFATDPRLGSNRNVKDQDSMNLDTYLNPNYSFDNFIEGDCNRLARSAGFAVAQRPGLTSFNPLMMYGGVGLGKTHLVQAIGNYIMNHFDNKMVLYVSSEKFTNQFINSIKNNTLQEFTDFYMKVDVLAIDDVQFLSGKEKTQDTFFHIFNHLHQLGKQIIMTSDRPPRELQGLQDRLLSRFKWGLTADLQTPDFETRIAIIQKKIQSEGISIDYDVIEYIAHSVNSNVRELEGVIVSLMAQASLTRREIDVELAKNTLRNIVMNEHKEVTIDTIQEIVADYFQVSIADLKSKSRKKEVVYPRQLAMFLAKEYTDLPLKSIGYHFGGRDHSTVIHSIQSVNLLMDETPDVEETLQKLRSYFK